In the genome of Pseudoglutamicibacter cumminsii, one region contains:
- a CDS encoding acyl-CoA carboxylase subunit beta encodes MTAQPSDPQDELDLTTTAGKLEDFHRRMTETINPGGEAAVERQHSRGKNTARERIDMFLDPGSFVEFDALAKHRTTAFGMEKKHPLGDGLVSGYGTVDGRPVAIYSQDFTVFGGSLSNVNGEKIVKVQEFALRNGMPVIGLLDGGGARIQEGVASLAMFADIFRNNVHASGVIPQISVIMGPSAGGAAYSPALTDYVIMVDKTSHMFITGPDVIKAVTGEDVDMETLGGARHHNAETGTSTYLAEDEDDALDFVRELLSYLPSNNLASPPTLYADEPELEVTEDDEALDTLIPDSASQPYDMRQVIEGVLDDGEFFEMQALYAPNVMIGYGRVEGSTVGIVANQPMQFAGTLDIAASEKAARFVRHCDAFNIPVLTFVDVPGFLPGKDQEDQGIIRRGAKLLYAYAEATVPKITVITRKAFGGAYIVMGSKKLGADINLAWPTAQIGVMGAQGAVNILYRRDLAAVEQEGGDVEARRTELIDAYEAELLNPYQAAELGYVDAVIAPSETRVQIVKGLRATRDKHATNPDRKHGNIPL; translated from the coding sequence ATGACCGCACAGCCGTCTGATCCGCAGGATGAGCTGGATCTCACAACGACCGCCGGTAAGCTCGAGGACTTCCATCGCCGCATGACTGAGACCATCAACCCTGGTGGCGAGGCCGCGGTTGAGCGGCAACATAGCCGCGGCAAGAACACCGCCCGCGAACGCATCGACATGTTCTTGGATCCAGGCTCCTTCGTTGAGTTCGATGCGCTGGCTAAGCACCGCACCACAGCCTTCGGGATGGAGAAGAAGCACCCGCTCGGCGACGGCCTCGTGTCTGGCTACGGAACCGTAGACGGCCGTCCGGTCGCGATCTACTCGCAGGACTTCACGGTCTTCGGCGGCTCGCTCTCCAACGTCAACGGCGAGAAGATCGTCAAGGTTCAGGAATTCGCTCTGCGTAACGGCATGCCGGTTATCGGCCTGCTCGACGGCGGTGGCGCCCGCATCCAGGAGGGTGTCGCCTCCCTTGCGATGTTCGCTGACATCTTCCGCAATAACGTGCACGCATCGGGCGTCATCCCTCAGATCTCTGTGATCATGGGCCCGTCGGCTGGCGGCGCCGCATACTCCCCTGCCCTGACGGACTACGTCATCATGGTGGACAAGACGTCCCACATGTTCATTACCGGCCCGGACGTCATCAAGGCTGTCACGGGCGAAGACGTGGACATGGAAACCCTCGGTGGTGCTCGCCACCACAACGCTGAAACAGGTACGTCCACGTACCTTGCGGAGGATGAGGACGACGCGCTCGACTTCGTGCGCGAACTGCTCTCCTATTTGCCAAGCAACAACCTCGCCTCCCCGCCGACGCTCTACGCCGACGAACCTGAGCTCGAGGTTACTGAGGACGACGAAGCCCTCGACACGCTGATCCCGGACTCGGCCTCGCAGCCTTACGACATGCGTCAGGTCATCGAGGGTGTGCTCGATGACGGCGAGTTCTTCGAGATGCAGGCGCTCTACGCTCCGAACGTCATGATCGGTTATGGCCGCGTTGAAGGCTCCACCGTGGGCATCGTTGCGAACCAGCCGATGCAGTTCGCGGGAACCCTCGACATCGCAGCCTCCGAGAAGGCCGCGCGTTTCGTGCGCCACTGCGACGCGTTCAACATTCCGGTCCTCACGTTCGTCGACGTGCCTGGCTTCCTGCCAGGCAAGGATCAGGAAGACCAGGGCATCATCCGCCGCGGCGCAAAGCTACTGTACGCGTACGCCGAGGCGACCGTCCCTAAGATCACGGTCATCACCCGTAAGGCTTTCGGCGGCGCCTACATCGTGATGGGCTCCAAGAAGCTCGGCGCTGACATCAACCTGGCCTGGCCTACCGCGCAGATCGGCGTGATGGGCGCGCAGGGTGCTGTCAACATCCTGTATCGCCGTGACCTGGCAGCCGTTGAGCAGGAAGGCGGCGACGTCGAGGCTCGCCGCACCGAGCTCATCGACGCGTACGAAGCCGAGCTTCTCAACCCGTACCAGGCCGCTGAGCTCGGTTATGTCGATGCGGTGATCGCCCCGAGCGAGACCCGCGTTCAGATTGTCAAGGGCCTGCGCGCAACCCGCGATAAGCATGCAACCAACCCTGACCGTAAGCATGGGAACATTCCACTGTGA
- a CDS encoding methionine ABC transporter ATP-binding protein, which produces MITLKGLRKEFAGTTALDGIDLHVESGLIHGIVGRSGAGKSTLIRCLTGLETPTSGTVEINGEDVTAYSGARLRQARRSIGMVFQHAELLDSKTALENIAHPLLIAGVKKKQAMERARELVTLVGLDGRENNHPAQLSGGQRQRVGIARALATEPKILLCDEPTSALDSATTAQILALIKRLRDDLGITVLIITHEMSVVREICDSVTLLAEGRNQHTASLRNVLSDPSSKLARELIPLPSAPIRDAEDDTAMLEISIAGMSASEVFDAAQQAGTPIVEVEAATLERIAGLDVGRMRIRSTDTQATRALARTLSERGIYVEEAA; this is translated from the coding sequence ATGATTACGTTGAAAGGCTTGCGTAAAGAGTTCGCAGGCACAACTGCTTTAGATGGCATCGATTTGCACGTTGAGTCCGGCCTCATCCACGGAATTGTCGGACGTTCGGGCGCAGGTAAGTCCACTCTGATTCGTTGCCTTACCGGACTCGAGACCCCGACGTCAGGGACCGTGGAAATCAACGGCGAAGACGTCACCGCTTATTCCGGCGCTCGCTTGCGTCAAGCCCGCCGATCCATCGGGATGGTCTTCCAGCACGCCGAGCTGTTGGATTCCAAGACCGCGCTGGAGAATATCGCTCACCCTCTGCTGATCGCTGGGGTCAAGAAGAAGCAGGCGATGGAGCGGGCACGTGAACTCGTAACCCTGGTTGGTCTAGATGGTCGCGAAAACAACCATCCGGCTCAGCTTTCGGGTGGGCAGCGTCAGCGCGTCGGTATCGCACGCGCGCTCGCGACCGAACCGAAGATTTTGTTGTGTGACGAGCCGACGTCGGCGCTCGACTCAGCCACGACCGCCCAGATCCTGGCCCTCATCAAGCGCCTTCGCGACGACCTCGGCATCACCGTCTTGATCATCACCCACGAGATGTCGGTGGTCCGTGAGATCTGCGATTCCGTGACCCTGCTAGCTGAAGGCCGGAATCAGCACACCGCATCGTTGCGCAATGTGCTCTCGGATCCTTCCTCGAAGCTCGCGCGCGAGCTCATCCCGTTGCCATCCGCGCCGATCCGCGACGCCGAGGACGACACCGCGATGCTGGAAATTAGCATCGCGGGCATGTCAGCATCCGAGGTATTCGACGCTGCACAGCAAGCCGGAACCCCGATCGTCGAGGTTGAAGCCGCGACGTTGGAACGCATCGCTGGCCTCGATGTGGGCCGTATGCGCATCCGCAGCACCGATACTCAAGCCACCCGAGCACTGGCTCGTACCCTGTCCGAACGCGGAATCTACGTCGAGGAAGCAGCATGA
- a CDS encoding methionine ABC transporter permease, whose product MITQLNTLATHLHTVPGQVLAADEETWFNNPVIRDSLWPATQETLLMTVFSSAFAVLLGLPLGIWVWMTSKGGLAPNPVIHRIISSIVDLGRSIPFIILIIALIPFTRFMVGKAIGWEATVVPLAVGAIPFFARLAESAMREVATGKIEAVQMMGATNGQIVRQVMIPEALPALVSSATVTAVTLVSYTAMAGAVGGGGLGALAMNYGYSQYQTDTMLACIIVVVAIVIAIQMFGDWLARRVNHR is encoded by the coding sequence ATGATCACCCAACTGAACACGCTCGCTACACACCTCCACACCGTCCCTGGGCAGGTTCTCGCTGCAGACGAGGAAACCTGGTTCAACAACCCGGTGATCCGCGACTCGCTGTGGCCAGCAACCCAAGAGACACTCCTGATGACCGTGTTCTCGTCGGCGTTTGCGGTACTGCTCGGCTTGCCGTTGGGCATCTGGGTATGGATGACGTCGAAGGGCGGGCTCGCCCCGAACCCTGTGATTCACCGCATCATCAGCTCGATCGTGGACCTCGGCCGGTCTATCCCGTTCATCATCCTCATCATCGCGTTGATCCCGTTCACGCGGTTCATGGTCGGTAAAGCGATCGGGTGGGAAGCGACCGTGGTCCCGCTCGCCGTGGGCGCGATCCCGTTCTTTGCGCGGCTCGCTGAAAGCGCAATGCGTGAAGTGGCTACAGGCAAGATCGAAGCCGTGCAGATGATGGGAGCTACGAACGGGCAGATCGTGCGCCAAGTCATGATCCCCGAGGCCTTGCCCGCGCTCGTTTCGTCTGCGACCGTCACCGCGGTCACGCTGGTTTCCTACACGGCGATGGCCGGCGCAGTCGGTGGCGGAGGCCTGGGTGCACTCGCGATGAACTATGGCTACAGCCAATACCAGACGGACACGATGCTCGCGTGCATCATCGTCGTCGTCGCAATCGTTATTGCTATTCAAATGTTCGGTGACTGGCTCGCGCGCCGCGTCAACCACCGCTAA
- a CDS encoding biotin--[acetyl-CoA-carboxylase] ligase, translated as MHTPERLEADIITANAHAEWAALHGSERTSVWPRLIVKDHTESTNDDAIALLSSGELGGPDMPDATGTLIVTLDQRSGKGRLGRAWEAPAGSGLAMTLVIQAPSSVPTESLAMASTLVGLVWRDVLAASTASDVGLKWPNDVLVDGEKVAGILAQVAPSSPGPRGAAASADGGKTGIDKTGLADKTGLADKAGVANKAGVADKTGVGDKTGVKNGIDKTGTATGEPTNVTRAGGLNLVVGIGTNLTQTKDELPVPTATSLALHNCMTDVHRLISAFWTRVLAVLSEWLPAGGPLDQPLGSLGCASLIDATRKHCATIGVDVRVHLPQDVEITGVARDVDEYGHLIVEDSAGKRHQISAGDVIHVRRSDGHYA; from the coding sequence ATGCACACCCCAGAGCGACTTGAAGCCGACATCATCACCGCCAACGCGCACGCCGAATGGGCGGCGCTGCACGGTTCTGAACGCACATCCGTATGGCCGCGGCTTATCGTCAAGGACCACACCGAGTCCACGAACGATGACGCGATCGCTCTGCTATCCAGCGGTGAGCTGGGCGGGCCGGACATGCCCGATGCGACCGGAACGTTGATCGTCACGCTTGATCAACGCTCGGGTAAAGGCCGGCTGGGCCGCGCGTGGGAAGCTCCCGCGGGTTCAGGGCTCGCGATGACGCTGGTGATTCAGGCGCCGTCGAGCGTCCCGACCGAATCGCTCGCGATGGCGTCGACGCTCGTAGGGCTCGTGTGGCGGGACGTTCTCGCGGCGTCCACGGCCTCCGATGTGGGCCTCAAGTGGCCTAACGATGTTCTGGTGGACGGCGAGAAAGTCGCAGGGATTCTCGCGCAGGTTGCACCTTCGTCGCCAGGGCCGCGTGGCGCGGCCGCTAGCGCGGACGGTGGCAAGACGGGGATCGACAAGACGGGGTTGGCCGATAAGACTGGTTTGGCCGATAAGGCGGGCGTTGCCAACAAGGCTGGCGTCGCTGACAAGACCGGCGTGGGTGATAAGACCGGCGTCAAAAACGGCATTGACAAGACCGGCACCGCAACTGGGGAACCTACCAATGTGACGCGCGCTGGGGGCCTCAATCTCGTCGTCGGCATTGGAACTAACCTGACCCAAACCAAAGACGAACTACCGGTGCCAACCGCGACCTCGCTCGCGCTTCACAACTGCATGACCGACGTTCATCGCCTCATCTCGGCGTTCTGGACCCGCGTGCTCGCAGTGCTCTCCGAATGGCTGCCGGCAGGCGGACCTCTCGACCAGCCGCTGGGTTCGCTCGGCTGCGCAAGCCTCATCGACGCAACCCGCAAACACTGCGCAACCATCGGAGTGGATGTGCGCGTCCACCTGCCCCAAGACGTCGAAATCACAGGCGTAGCGCGTGACGTCGACGAATACGGGCACCTCATCGTCGAAGACAGCGCGGGCAAGCGGCACCAGATCTCTGCGGGCGACGTCATCCACGTCCGCCGCAGCGATGGTCACTATGCCTAA
- a CDS encoding acyl-CoA carboxylase subunit epsilon, giving the protein MSTTQDFSWAPQTTSAPQPADLRVVRGEATDEEIAALFAVILAEAQSRQAAEQAPPSTRSEILRRAATIRGRLTTLPGLFRRK; this is encoded by the coding sequence GTGAGCACCACGCAAGATTTTTCCTGGGCACCACAAACCACGTCGGCTCCGCAGCCGGCTGACCTTCGGGTGGTGCGTGGCGAAGCCACCGATGAGGAGATCGCGGCGCTGTTCGCCGTCATCCTTGCAGAGGCTCAGTCACGCCAGGCCGCTGAGCAAGCGCCACCGTCAACCCGCAGCGAAATCCTGCGCCGCGCCGCAACCATCCGCGGACGGTTGACGACGCTACCGGGGCTTTTCCGGCGCAAATAA
- a CDS encoding MetQ/NlpA family ABC transporter substrate-binding protein → MRFLRKFAAGTAALAVTVSLAGCGLMGGNDKDSVGKKDGDITTLTIGATPVPQAKILKFVDDNLAKDAGLDLEIKEFTDYALPNQALNDGDIDANYFQHEPYLKEEISKKGYELAHFKGIHIEPLALYSSKAKSVDEIKDGGKIAIPNDPSNMGRSLKLLADAGLIKIKDGVEDVSATIHDVAENPKNLQFVEADAATLPRVMEDLDGAVINGNFALEGGLTPSEDGLFLEKAEDNPYANLLTVREANKDDENIKKLDELLHSDQVKKFIEENWKDGTVIPAF, encoded by the coding sequence ATGCGCTTCTTGCGTAAGTTCGCGGCAGGCACTGCCGCACTAGCAGTCACCGTCAGCCTCGCTGGATGCGGCCTCATGGGCGGCAACGACAAAGACAGCGTTGGTAAGAAAGACGGCGACATCACGACCCTGACGATCGGCGCTACCCCGGTCCCGCAGGCCAAGATCCTCAAGTTCGTTGATGATAACCTCGCCAAGGACGCTGGCCTTGATCTCGAGATCAAGGAGTTCACCGACTACGCGCTACCTAACCAGGCGCTCAACGACGGCGACATCGACGCCAACTACTTCCAGCACGAGCCATACCTCAAGGAAGAAATCTCCAAGAAGGGCTACGAGCTCGCTCACTTCAAGGGCATCCACATCGAGCCTTTGGCGCTGTACTCCTCGAAGGCTAAGAGTGTTGACGAGATCAAGGACGGCGGCAAGATCGCTATCCCTAACGACCCTTCCAACATGGGCCGCTCGCTCAAGCTCCTTGCGGACGCTGGCCTCATCAAGATCAAGGACGGCGTTGAAGACGTCTCCGCGACAATCCACGACGTCGCTGAGAACCCTAAGAATCTCCAGTTCGTTGAAGCCGATGCCGCTACCCTTCCGCGCGTCATGGAAGACCTCGACGGCGCAGTCATCAACGGCAACTTCGCACTCGAGGGCGGCCTGACCCCGTCCGAGGACGGATTGTTCCTCGAGAAGGCTGAAGACAACCCGTACGCCAACCTCTTGACTGTGCGTGAAGCCAACAAGGACGACGAGAACATCAAGAAGCTCGACGAGCTGTTGCACTCCGATCAGGTCAAGAAGTTCATCGAAGAAAACTGGAAAGACGGAACCGTCATCCCAGCGTTCTAA
- a CDS encoding ABC transporter ATP-binding protein, whose protein sequence is MSQFSPRMVLHRTMAGQRTKDHGKISKGTLKRIWGFASKRKTMLFLFLGISVVISVIGVITPVLAGDVVNAITSGGPVETIIWLAIAIAALALADAGFSLLNRYFSAKLGEGLIYDLRTTVFDHVQTMPIAFFNRTRTGALVSRLNNDVISAQRAFSNTLSGVVANIVSLALTVGVMVTISWQVTLFSILLLPVFLIPARLLGGRLAALQREAANYNAAMSTRMTERFSAGGATLVKLFGVPGAESQAFSDRAGRVRDIGIKTAMLQTTFVQALTLVSALALALVYGVGGVQAVLGHLNAGEVVTLAMLLTRLYAPLTMLANARMDIMSAIVSFERVFEVLDLDPLIKEKPNAVALGPGPVKVSFNEVRFAYPTAEQVSLASLEDVAVLDQRDSSEVLHGIDFTIEAGQTVALVGSSGAGKSTIASLLPRLYDATEGSIMLNDVDVRDVSFDSLKHMIGVVTQDGHLFHESIRDNLAIASPNATDEQLWSALERARLKPVIEALPDGLDTVIGERGYRLSGGERQRLTIARLLLAAPAVVVLDEATSALDSTNEASVQNALSEAMAGRTALVIAHRLSTIRAADAILVVEGGRIVERGNHDELLAQGGRYAELYRTQFASQE, encoded by the coding sequence ATGAGTCAGTTTTCACCGCGGATGGTTCTGCACCGCACCATGGCAGGACAGCGAACCAAAGACCACGGGAAGATCTCCAAGGGGACGCTCAAGCGCATCTGGGGCTTCGCATCCAAACGCAAAACGATGCTGTTTTTGTTCCTTGGTATCTCTGTTGTGATTTCGGTGATCGGGGTCATCACTCCGGTCCTCGCGGGTGATGTCGTCAACGCGATCACGTCCGGGGGTCCGGTCGAAACAATCATTTGGCTCGCTATCGCGATCGCAGCACTCGCGCTCGCCGATGCCGGCTTCAGCCTGCTGAACCGCTACTTCTCTGCGAAGCTCGGCGAAGGCTTGATCTACGATCTGCGGACCACAGTGTTTGATCACGTTCAGACGATGCCCATCGCGTTCTTCAACCGCACCCGTACGGGCGCTCTGGTTTCACGCCTGAATAACGACGTCATCAGCGCTCAGCGAGCCTTTTCGAACACGCTTTCCGGGGTGGTTGCGAACATCGTTTCGCTCGCACTCACCGTGGGTGTCATGGTCACGATTTCGTGGCAGGTCACGCTGTTTTCTATCTTGCTGTTGCCGGTGTTCTTGATCCCCGCGCGCCTTCTGGGCGGCCGTTTGGCCGCGCTTCAACGCGAAGCTGCAAACTACAACGCGGCGATGTCTACACGTATGACGGAGCGGTTCTCCGCGGGTGGAGCGACCCTGGTCAAGCTGTTCGGTGTGCCTGGCGCGGAATCGCAGGCCTTTTCCGATCGTGCCGGCCGGGTGCGGGACATCGGCATCAAGACCGCGATGTTGCAGACGACGTTCGTGCAGGCTCTCACACTGGTTTCAGCGTTGGCTTTGGCGCTCGTGTATGGCGTGGGTGGTGTCCAGGCGGTACTGGGGCACCTCAATGCGGGTGAAGTGGTGACGCTCGCGATGCTGTTGACGCGCTTGTATGCGCCGTTGACGATGCTCGCGAACGCCCGCATGGACATCATGAGCGCGATCGTCTCGTTCGAGCGGGTTTTCGAGGTTTTGGACCTGGATCCGCTGATCAAGGAGAAGCCGAATGCGGTCGCGTTGGGTCCCGGCCCAGTCAAGGTTTCGTTCAACGAGGTGCGGTTTGCCTACCCGACGGCCGAACAGGTTTCGCTGGCCTCGCTCGAGGATGTCGCGGTGCTGGATCAGCGCGACAGTTCCGAGGTTTTGCACGGGATCGATTTCACGATTGAGGCGGGCCAGACTGTCGCTTTGGTTGGTTCGAGCGGCGCTGGCAAGTCCACGATCGCGTCGCTTCTACCGCGGCTGTATGACGCGACGGAAGGCAGCATCATGCTCAACGATGTCGATGTGCGTGACGTGAGCTTCGATTCGCTCAAACACATGATCGGCGTCGTGACCCAAGATGGGCACCTGTTCCATGAATCGATCCGCGATAACCTCGCGATCGCGTCGCCAAACGCGACGGATGAGCAACTGTGGTCTGCGCTGGAGCGTGCACGGCTCAAGCCTGTGATTGAGGCACTGCCCGATGGCCTGGATACGGTGATCGGTGAGCGCGGCTATCGATTGTCTGGTGGCGAGCGGCAGAGACTCACGATTGCACGGTTGCTTCTGGCTGCTCCGGCTGTGGTCGTCTTGGATGAGGCAACATCCGCTTTGGATTCCACGAATGAGGCCTCGGTCCAGAACGCGCTATCGGAAGCGATGGCTGGCCGCACTGCCCTCGTGATTGCGCACCGTTTGTCTACGATCCGTGCGGCGGACGCGATCCTTGTGGTTGAGGGCGGCCGGATCGTCGAACGAGGCAACCACGATGAGCTTCTAGCTCAGGGCGGACGTTACGCCGAGCTGTACCGAACCCAGTTCGCCTCTCAGGAATGA
- a CDS encoding NAD(P)-dependent oxidoreductase: protein MSNPTATLKGKTILMSGGSRGIGLAIALRAARDGANIAILAKTAEPHAHLEGTVHTAVQEINDAGGRGLAIVGDVRNDDDIQHAVDATVEEFGGIDIVINNASAINLSPTPALDMKRFDLMHQINMRGAFALPKTAYPHLKKAENPHILTLSPPLNLDPKWAGAHLGYTMAKYGMSMTTLGFAAEFAADGIAANSLWPASLIHTAAIENLPGGEAMLSGARTPDIVADAAHHMLTQPSRTFTGQFLTDEEALADAGVTDLSGYAINPDHPLTADIFLTQDRMPKGSISPIPGE from the coding sequence GTGAGCAACCCAACCGCGACCCTCAAAGGCAAAACCATCCTCATGTCCGGAGGATCCCGAGGCATCGGCCTCGCGATCGCTCTTCGCGCTGCCCGCGACGGCGCGAACATCGCGATTCTCGCAAAAACGGCCGAGCCGCACGCGCACCTTGAAGGCACCGTGCACACCGCAGTCCAAGAGATCAACGACGCCGGCGGCCGCGGCCTCGCAATCGTCGGTGACGTGCGCAACGACGATGACATCCAGCACGCGGTCGACGCAACAGTAGAAGAGTTTGGCGGCATCGACATCGTGATTAACAACGCCTCCGCGATCAACCTCAGCCCAACGCCGGCGCTCGACATGAAGCGCTTCGACCTCATGCACCAAATCAACATGCGCGGAGCCTTCGCACTACCGAAAACCGCGTACCCGCACCTCAAGAAGGCCGAGAACCCTCACATCCTCACGCTCTCGCCTCCGTTGAACCTCGACCCCAAATGGGCCGGCGCACACCTCGGCTACACGATGGCTAAATACGGGATGAGCATGACCACGCTCGGCTTCGCGGCAGAATTCGCGGCAGACGGGATCGCAGCGAACTCACTGTGGCCGGCGTCGCTCATCCACACCGCCGCGATCGAAAATCTCCCCGGCGGCGAAGCCATGCTTTCCGGCGCACGCACCCCAGACATCGTCGCCGACGCCGCACACCACATGCTGACCCAGCCATCACGCACCTTCACCGGCCAATTCCTGACCGACGAAGAAGCGCTCGCCGACGCCGGCGTCACCGACCTCAGCGGCTACGCCATCAACCCCGACCACCCGCTCACCGCCGACATCTTCCTGACACAAGACCGCATGCCGAAAGGATCGATCTCGCCGATCCCAGGGGAGTGA
- a CDS encoding adenylate/guanylate cyclase domain-containing protein produces the protein MSHENPSDRTENPEEYAALSPVPPPSLRPVTAEMSSVAPEVSDAGEHAEGGDKHTATAQMPAVEMPVVSGHVPVAQTKPSEPAMPVSASNPTAWEALDTHAIGAVPELGPITTSMPVLETKTETEDEVRAAAQRLEMRLRGSARTMRRREIAAHVGVSLHSARKLWRALGLPRVSDDQVAFTMRDQRALETMVDQVRQKRLSEDAMLSIARSIGQLTDRMAIWQIEALVEDLVATHGMSDLEARRQVVLLLDEMLDPLLKMVNYSYQRNLAAAIHRQVLRAESGLRSSNEYRTGTEDDAALPLARAVGFADMVSFTSLSRGMDARRLARLVQNFESRCAAIISTGGGRLVKTIGDEVLYVAETPQAGARIALTLARAFSPEEDMPEVRVGLVWGRILSRLGDIYGATVNMAARLTSMAEPGQVLIDPLTSQVLAGDERFEIEQLPPVELQGFGSVTPSEMSPGPDAILPVD, from the coding sequence GTGAGTCACGAGAACCCATCTGATCGCACCGAAAACCCCGAAGAGTATGCGGCGCTGAGCCCGGTCCCGCCGCCGTCGTTGAGACCTGTTACCGCGGAAATGAGTAGCGTCGCTCCGGAAGTATCAGATGCCGGCGAGCATGCCGAAGGCGGAGACAAACATACTGCGACGGCACAGATGCCGGCCGTAGAAATGCCAGTCGTTTCGGGGCACGTGCCTGTGGCCCAGACCAAGCCGAGCGAACCGGCGATGCCGGTGAGCGCGTCGAACCCAACTGCATGGGAAGCACTCGATACCCACGCCATCGGGGCCGTCCCTGAGCTTGGCCCGATCACGACGTCGATGCCGGTCTTGGAGACCAAAACCGAGACCGAGGACGAGGTGCGGGCCGCGGCTCAGCGGCTTGAGATGCGGTTACGGGGTTCGGCACGCACGATGCGCCGCCGCGAGATTGCGGCACACGTCGGGGTTTCGCTGCACTCCGCGCGCAAACTGTGGCGTGCTTTGGGGTTGCCGCGGGTTTCGGACGATCAGGTCGCGTTTACGATGCGGGATCAGCGCGCGCTCGAAACGATGGTCGATCAGGTCCGTCAGAAGCGTTTGTCTGAGGACGCGATGCTCTCGATCGCGCGTTCGATTGGTCAGCTCACGGACCGCATGGCGATTTGGCAGATCGAGGCGCTTGTTGAGGACCTCGTGGCCACTCACGGGATGAGCGATCTTGAAGCGCGCCGGCAGGTTGTTTTGCTGTTGGACGAGATGTTGGATCCGTTGTTGAAAATGGTCAACTATTCGTATCAGCGCAACCTCGCGGCAGCGATTCACCGGCAGGTTTTGCGCGCTGAGTCGGGTTTGCGTTCCTCGAATGAGTACCGGACGGGTACGGAGGACGATGCGGCGCTTCCGTTGGCGCGGGCGGTCGGCTTTGCTGACATGGTGTCTTTCACGTCGCTTTCTCGCGGCATGGATGCGCGGCGCTTGGCTCGGTTGGTTCAGAACTTTGAGTCGCGGTGCGCAGCGATCATTTCGACTGGTGGTGGCCGGTTGGTCAAGACCATTGGCGATGAGGTTCTCTACGTTGCGGAGACGCCGCAGGCTGGCGCTCGGATCGCGTTGACGCTGGCGCGGGCCTTCAGCCCGGAAGAGGATATGCCTGAGGTCCGTGTGGGCTTGGTGTGGGGCCGTATCTTGTCGCGTTTGGGCGACATTTATGGTGCGACGGTGAACATGGCCGCACGGTTGACGTCGATGGCCGAGCCTGGCCAGGTTTTGATCGATCCGCTGACGAGCCAGGTTTTGGCCGGCGACGAGCGGTTTGAGATTGAGCAGTTGCCCCCAGTTGAGCTGCAGGGCTTCGGCTCGGTGACTCCGTCTGAGATGTCGCCGGGGCCTGACGCAATCTTGCCGGTCGACTGA